The following are from one region of the Prevotella communis genome:
- a CDS encoding DNA-methyltransferase, with protein MIIPYYKSPNHDFNLLHGDTFELLPQFNFKFDMIFADPPYFLSSGGISVQNGKVVCVDKGDWDKSMSQEEIDAFNMKWLALCREKLKDNGTIWISGTYHNIFSVANCLTKLGYKILNVITWAKTNPPPNVSCRYFTYSTEFVIWARKKAKVAHYYNYELMKHINDNRQMTDVWRLPAIAPWEKSCTKHPTQKPLGLLSRIIMASTEPGAWILDPFAGSSTTGIAANLLGRRYLGIEKEDVFAGISRARREEIENPKTFATFKKKIPDIVKAESLQPDCFICHDEIEDRLPFLD; from the coding sequence GTGATAATACCTTACTATAAATCTCCCAACCACGATTTCAACCTGCTTCATGGCGATACGTTTGAGTTGCTGCCGCAGTTCAACTTCAAGTTCGACATGATATTTGCCGACCCTCCATATTTCCTGTCGAGTGGCGGCATCAGCGTGCAGAACGGCAAGGTGGTTTGTGTGGATAAAGGTGACTGGGACAAAAGTATGTCGCAGGAGGAGATTGATGCCTTTAACATGAAGTGGCTGGCGTTGTGCAGGGAGAAACTGAAGGACAATGGCACCATCTGGATTTCCGGCACATACCACAATATCTTTTCTGTGGCCAACTGTCTGACGAAACTTGGCTACAAGATTCTCAATGTCATCACATGGGCTAAGACTAATCCGCCGCCTAATGTCTCTTGCCGCTACTTCACGTATTCAACGGAGTTTGTTATCTGGGCACGTAAGAAAGCGAAGGTGGCACATTATTATAATTATGAGTTGATGAAGCACATTAATGACAATAGACAGATGACAGATGTGTGGCGCCTACCTGCTATTGCGCCCTGGGAGAAGTCGTGCACGAAGCATCCTACGCAGAAGCCTCTGGGGCTGCTGAGTCGTATCATCATGGCTTCCACAGAGCCTGGTGCATGGATTCTCGACCCGTTTGCAGGCTCGTCAACAACGGGTATTGCAGCAAATCTGCTGGGGCGTCGTTATCTGGGCATAGAAAAGGAAGATGTGTTCGCAGGCATCAGCAGGGCTCGTCGTGAAGAGATTGAGAATCCCAAGACGTTTGCCACTTTCAAGAAAAAGATTCCTGACATCGTCAAGGCCGAATCCCTTCAGCCAGACTGCTTCATTTGTCATGATGAGATAGAAGACAGACTCCCTTTCTTGGACTAG
- a CDS encoding DpnD/PcfM family protein, with the protein MKKFSIEVLEVLSRIVEVEASDEEDAIKQVRQKYRKCEIVLDDSDYKETEFSVKDEKS; encoded by the coding sequence ATGAAGAAGTTCAGCATAGAAGTATTGGAGGTGCTAAGCCGTATCGTGGAAGTGGAGGCCTCAGACGAAGAGGACGCCATCAAACAGGTGAGGCAAAAGTATCGAAAATGCGAGATTGTGCTGGATGATTCTGACTACAAAGAAACAGAATTCAGCGTGAAAGATGAAAAATCATAG
- a CDS encoding DNA adenine methylase: MSTEAKPFLKWAGGKGQLLSQLDEHLPGELQGQAFTYIEPFVGGGAMLFHMLRKFPNITHAVINDINPHLVTAYRVIKQQPEELIRRLSALEQEYFSQSDEEAKKDYFLNVRNIFNETVLDDVERTKYLMFLNRTCFNGLYRVNSKGKFNVPFGRNSHPTICNVDTILADSEVLNRADVTILNGDFERTADEMQEGPVFFYFDPPYRPLNATSSFNSYAKEEFNDDEQIRLRDFCSHLNEQPNVRWMLSNSDCSAKNPEDTFFEDIYAPFHIHRVYASRAINANPEKRGKLTELLIKNYE, translated from the coding sequence ATGAGTACAGAAGCAAAGCCTTTCTTGAAATGGGCTGGAGGCAAAGGACAACTTTTATCACAACTTGACGAACATCTGCCTGGTGAATTGCAAGGGCAGGCGTTTACTTATATTGAGCCATTCGTGGGTGGTGGAGCAATGCTATTTCACATGCTTCGCAAGTTTCCCAATATCACCCATGCAGTTATCAACGACATCAATCCGCATCTGGTTACGGCTTATCGCGTCATCAAGCAGCAGCCGGAAGAATTGATACGCCGGCTCTCTGCTTTGGAGCAGGAATACTTCTCGCAGTCTGATGAAGAGGCAAAGAAGGACTATTTCCTTAACGTGAGGAATATCTTCAATGAAACGGTACTGGATGATGTTGAACGCACAAAGTATCTGATGTTCCTGAATCGCACCTGTTTTAATGGTTTGTATCGTGTCAACAGCAAAGGCAAGTTCAACGTGCCCTTTGGTCGCAATTCTCATCCTACAATCTGCAACGTTGATACTATTCTGGCTGACAGTGAGGTATTGAATCGCGCTGATGTGACGATACTGAATGGCGACTTTGAACGGACTGCCGATGAAATGCAAGAAGGACCTGTCTTCTTCTATTTTGACCCTCCATATCGTCCGCTGAATGCCACCTCCAGCTTCAACTCTTATGCCAAAGAGGAGTTCAACGACGATGAGCAGATTCGCCTGCGTGATTTCTGCTCTCACCTCAATGAGCAGCCCAATGTTAGGTGGATGCTCAGCAATTCCGATTGTTCTGCCAAGAATCCTGAGGACACTTTCTTTGAGGACATCTATGCTCCTTTCCACATACATCGCGTCTATGCCTCTCGTGCCATTAATGCGAACCCAGAGAAGCGTGGTAAACTAACCGAACTATTGATCAAGAACTATGAATAA
- a CDS encoding type II restriction endonuclease, which translates to MNKDFDLFMSQLYETNATLDFYCDFEKIQQNVDEISISLNTLNYLIGKEDLRTAVKLLWDRDPRVFQVLDILIATRRKDDKMYLLPDKTARPIKDLYLSVEGVMEFLDGTGLAQVFKSREIKNLVDYVFGVETGLDSNARKNRSGHVMENWVHDIFTKNGIPCQAEVPCKKIPDVKNVLGEDIKRFDFVIRTQKQTYLIEVNFYSGGGSKPTETARSYTKLSPNINSIKGYKFVWITDGIGWHGVGAFKEAYEKIPYVYNLTTIKEFTDLVRSEL; encoded by the coding sequence ATGAATAAGGATTTTGATTTGTTTATGTCTCAACTTTATGAGACAAATGCGACCCTTGATTTCTATTGTGATTTTGAAAAGATTCAGCAGAATGTAGATGAGATTTCAATAAGTCTGAATACGCTCAATTATCTCATAGGAAAAGAAGACCTTCGGACTGCAGTAAAATTATTATGGGACAGAGACCCTCGAGTTTTTCAGGTATTAGACATTCTAATTGCCACTAGACGAAAAGACGACAAGATGTATCTATTGCCTGATAAAACAGCTCGCCCAATAAAAGATTTATATTTGTCTGTAGAAGGTGTTATGGAATTTTTAGATGGAACAGGCTTAGCACAAGTTTTTAAAAGCAGGGAAATAAAGAATCTTGTTGACTATGTATTTGGTGTAGAGACTGGACTTGATTCTAATGCTAGAAAGAATCGGAGTGGACATGTTATGGAGAATTGGGTGCATGACATTTTTACAAAGAATGGGATTCCTTGCCAAGCTGAAGTTCCATGCAAAAAGATCCCAGACGTTAAAAACGTACTTGGAGAAGATATTAAACGTTTTGACTTTGTGATACGAACCCAAAAACAGACATATTTGATAGAGGTGAACTTTTATTCAGGTGGTGGTTCTAAACCAACTGAGACTGCAAGGTCGTATACCAAATTATCCCCCAATATTAATTCAATCAAAGGTTACAAGTTCGTATGGATTACGGATGGTATAGGATGGCATGGAGTTGGTGCGTTTAAGGAAGCATATGAAAAGATACCATATGTTTATAATCTAACTACTATCAAAGAATTTACAGATTTAGTACGCTCGGAATTGTGA